CAGAATCCTCGTGATAAACCTGATTCTTTAGCTATTCTTATCGCCGACTGGTATTCCTGCCGTGTAATACTCCTTGAAAGCATTGGATAATCATAAGCTTGATACATCGGCCGATATTGTGCCATTATATTAACATAGGTATTTTTCGATATTTTGTTAGCAATAAATTCCATTATTTGTTGAGTGCCAGCCAGATTATAAGGCAGGACTAAATGTCGAACTAATAAACCTCTGGTAGCAATGCCTTCATCATTTATTTGCAAATCTCCTACCTGACAATACATCTCAACTAATACCTTTTTTATTATCTCCGGGTAATTCTTTGCCTTTGAATATTTTTCTGAGACTTCTGAGTCTGCGTATTTAGCATCCGGCATATAAATATCTACAATCCCATCTAATAATTTTATCGTTTCAATATTCTCATAGCCACCACAATTATAGACAATAGGGATATTCAATCCTTTTGCAATTGCTATGGCTAATGCCTCTACCCAGAGAGGAACAAAATGGGTTGGTGTAACAAGATTAATATTATGACAGCCGAGTTTTTGTAAATAAAGCATCTGGTTGACCAGCTCTTCTTTAGTTATCTCTTCCCCATATCCTAAATGACTAATATCATAATTCTGGCAAAAAATACACCCCAAATTACAATGGGTAAAGAATATGGTTCCAGAACCATATTTTCCTACTAATTCTGGTTCTTCACCAAAATGAGGATGAGCGCTTGAGACTTTTAAGGTAGCCGTAGATTTGCAAAATCCCAGTTCGCCCTGAACCCGATTAACCTTACATTCTCGTGGGCACAGGGTGCATTTCTGGAGTTTTTGAGTAAGTAAGTTAATCCTTTTTTGTAATTCGCCAGTTTCGTATAACTTGATATAAGAAGGTATAAAGATCATTTAACACCTTGAATTATTTTAACTTGTTATAATAAAACCTTGCCTCATTTGCCCAACTTGAAGAAGAAGATACCTTTCCGTAGGCTTCTTTAGCCTTCTTCAGGTCGCCTAATTCCTGATAACATCTACCTATACTTACCCACGCATAATTAATATTGAATTCTTCAGGATATTTCTGGATAATTTGTTGATAGGTTTTAACCGCAGTCTCAAAATCCTTTTTTTCTTCATAAATTTGGGCTAATTCTTGCAAGGCAGAAGATGCCAGTAAGTGTTTTGGGTATTTTTTCAGGAATTCTTCAAACAGTTTTTTTGCCTGGTCATATTCCTCTAATTGGACCAAGCAGACAGCTTTGTAGAACATTGCCGGCCTGATCCATTTACTCCATCCATATTTATCCATCACTTTCTGATACTCGTTGAGTGCCTGTCGATAGCTTTCTTTAAATAGAGGTGTGCATTTTTCATAGGTTGTTTGTGCTTTAGCAAATTGTTGTTCAGCGCCTTTTATTGCCCCGCCAAAAGTCCAGACTAATATAAACCCAACAACGAGTGTGCCTAAGGTTACAAAGGCATAAGTTTGTAATTTAGCTGGATTTTGACGCAAATACTCTATCAACCGTTTTATACCCATCGCTAATACATCTTCTTTGATGTCATGTCTTGTGATTTTTTTCTTTTTCTTTATCTTCATTGATTATCTCCTTTCTTAGTTCCATTTTTAATCTTCTTTTTGAGCCCCTTAATATTATACTTTTTGAACTATCACAATTTATTTAATCTGTTTATCCATCCCTTTTTCACCCCTATGTGCGACATATTTTTTGTGGTTCAATAATAACCTTCATCGATTCTTTAGCTTCAGCGACCAGTTGAAAGCCAAGTTGAATCTGGTCTAATGGCAATCTATGTGTAATCATCTCTTTTACCCACACTCGACGGGTCCTGATTAGTTCAAGTGCAGTGAGATGGTCTGCTCTATTCCCGGCGTAGGAACTGGTAAGGGTAATTTCATTACGCCAGAAAATGTCCTTAAGAGATAAAGGCGTAGTAAATGGAGCAAAAAATAGTATAGTTCCACCCCGCTCAACTGATTGTAATGCCTGGGAAATAGCCTCAGTGGCACTGGTGCATATTATCACAATATCAGCCAATCGACCATTATTTATTTTTTTAACTCGTGTCGGGACATCTTCTTTAGCCGACACCGTAAAATTTGCTCCAAATCGTGTCGCTTGAGTGAGTCGATAGTCACTAATATCTGTGGCAATTATTATTCCTGCACCACAAGATTGTGCCAGATGGATATGCAGTAATCCCGCCATCCCACTACCCATAATTAGAATACTATTGCCTGGTTGCATACCTGCTATTTTTTGTCCCCTTAAAACACATGCTAATGGCTCAATAAAGGTTGCCTCTTCAAAAGAGATTTCATCAGGTAATAAATATACTCCCCGGTCAACATTAATTGCTGGCAGACGGACATATTCGGCAAAACCACCCGGCTCAAAATGGGTTTTTCGTAATGTCTCGCAGACCGTATGATGTCCATGCAAACAGTAATGGCAGGTGTAACACGGCACATGATGGGAAGCAGAAATCCGGTCTCCAACTCTGTATTGTGTTACTCCCTCTCCGAGCTCAACAATTACACCACCAATTTCATGTCCTAAAACCAGAGGCACCTTATTAATTCGATACCATTCCATCACATCACTTCCGCAAATACCACTTGCCTCTACCTGAATCAATAATTCTCCTGGTCCAATTTGTGGTTTTTGCATCTGTTCTATTCTTATATCACTATTGCTGTAATACATTGCCACTCGCATCGTAATAGATATTTCCTTCCGTAATGGGTCAGTCATTTGGGGGAACGAACATTAACCTGCGGATTATAGAATAATGAAAATAGTAGGCAAGTAGGTAGTAGGTAAGTAGGAAAGGGATAAAGGATGTGCACAGTATTCTTCCCCTGGAGGCAATGTCTCCCTTTCCTACTTTCCTACTCTCCTACTTCCTACTTTCAGGAGAATCCCCCATTTCACTGACCCATTACTTCCCTCCTTAAGGGAAAAAGATAGTCATTTCTCTTTGGGCACTGATGGAATTTTCAGCCCGATGGACTAAATTCTGGACAGCACGATTCTCGCTATAAGCAATCTCTAATGAATCTGGACTCAGACTTCGTATTGTGCCTTTTAATGCCTTTGCCGGGTCAGTAGTTCCAACAATTTTATCCATTAGTAAAAAGAAGTCTTCTTTAATGCCATCTTTTTCTTCTAAGATAAATGCCTTAGCCGGTTTATCCTGAAGATAAGCCACTAACCACGGATAAAACCTTTTATTTTGATGTTCAAGATAAAGTTGTTCAATCTTTTTTAGTGGTAATTTATCAAATTCTTTAACCGCAACAATCTCAGCTGCAGGGTTAATCCTGGCTAAAATCTGCTCCTCTAATTTAACACCATCAGGCTTTAGCATAAAAAATGTTCTTTGTTTCATTTTAATTTATTGAATTCATCCTTTATTTAATAAGAGATTTAGTTCTCATAAAACACAAAATATAGGGATTTGTATAAATTAAGCCCTATATATTGTGGCTGAACGGTTACAATCTCTCTTGCTTGTTGTATTTCAGAATAAGATAGATACATAGTATAGCGGTTATTAACCAAATTTTTACATAGAGAATTACCAACAAAATCAAAATGCAAAAATTAAAATGCAAAATGAAAAAATGCAAAGAGAATTTGTATGGGTTTAGTCTCCTGCTTTTTACATTTTGATATTTGATTTTTGTCTCACATTATGTCAAATTTTGACTAATAACTGCTATATTACCCCAGTTGATTATTTTCAAAATTAATTACCGCATATTCCCTTTCAAAATCCTGTTTATTTTCAGAGGTATGAACTGTATTTTCAATTATGGACTCTGTATATGCTATACGGACAACTCCTAATGCGGTTTTACGAATCTCCTGAATAACATTTACTCCTTCATACAATAGAGCCAGCGAGCGTTTATTGCTCATAAAATCTACTAATTCACCAAAGAAGGGTTTATGTTTATGTGGGGTATAAAAGATTTCCATATCAGAGGTAGTAGGGGTAATAATCTTTGCAGAAATGATATACATACCTGTCTTAGAAAAGGCATTGACGACATTGCCCAGTCTTGGGTCATTTGGGGTATCAAATACATTAGGCTTGACGACTACTAAACTTTGTTCAACCTGGTCTTTTATATCATCAGGATAAACAATAGTCTCTTTTAAAGGTCCTCCACATGATTTATATTTACGCCACATCACATCCAATTGGGCATCTGCTTCCTCTTTATTTGAAGGTGCAGAAGCAGGAAATTCTATAATTATGTCCGTATTTATTTTATAAAAAACGCCGTATCTTCCTAAGATAGTCGTGCCATTCCTCTGTCTTATGTCACCCATTAAATTACTAATCCGACTGATAGCATCTTCTCCCTCGATAACTAAATTAAATATCCTTTTTTTATTATATTTCCTTTTATCATAACTTTCTTCACTCATAAGCATTTGTTTGAATTTATCCTGGATAATTTTTTCTTCTTTTGTTTCTGGCAAAGTTAATGTTTCGCAAAAATCCTCAGCAAAATCAGGGGTCAGTGTATAAACATCTGCCGCAATAATGTCTAATGGAGAATTTCCCTCAGGCATAAAGCGAATTAGACTGAGAATATCCCCTGTTAAAGACCGCTCAAGTGCGGGTAAATAGATATTAATTAAAGTTCGTTCACTTGCCATATAATTTTATCTCCTCCTGAATCAAAATTAGAAATTAGGGTTTCACTCTAAAATGAACCATCTCCTTAATTCAATTCTATTTTACCATTTTTTCTCTTTGTTGTCAATATAAATTCGTAAATGAAAAAATCATCGCATTACCTAAAAATAATTGTTGGCAAGATTACTTAAATATGTTATAATTTTAAATATAATTATTCAGCCACCAGGTTAATAAGATACGAAAAAAGGGATTCGGGATTCGTGGTTCGGGAAAGTATAGGACGCAGATAAACGCAGATTATCAGGATTTTTAAATGTACATCCTGATAATCTGCGAAAATCTGCGCCCCATAACCTATTTTCAGAAGAAACGCTCATGCCCACAGGGAATGGGCACAAAGTCTTATGGTGAAATGTCAAGTAAAAAATTAAGTTTTTTTAAAAATATTTTTCTTGACTTATATCCCTAAAAAGGCACAAAAATAGTATGTTCGGATACAAGTGAATTTTTTAAATA
This region of bacterium genomic DNA includes:
- a CDS encoding radical SAM protein; the encoded protein is MIFIPSYIKLYETGELQKRINLLTQKLQKCTLCPRECKVNRVQGELGFCKSTATLKVSSAHPHFGEEPELVGKYGSGTIFFTHCNLGCIFCQNYDISHLGYGEEITKEELVNQMLYLQKLGCHNINLVTPTHFVPLWVEALAIAIAKGLNIPIVYNCGGYENIETIKLLDGIVDIYMPDAKYADSEVSEKYSKAKNYPEIIKKVLVEMYCQVGDLQINDEGIATRGLLVRHLVLPYNLAGTQQIMEFIANKISKNTYVNIMAQYRPMYQAYDYPMLSRSITRQEYQSAIRIAKESGLSRGF
- a CDS encoding tetratricopeptide repeat protein — translated: MKIKKKKKITRHDIKEDVLAMGIKRLIEYLRQNPAKLQTYAFVTLGTLVVGFILVWTFGGAIKGAEQQFAKAQTTYEKCTPLFKESYRQALNEYQKVMDKYGWSKWIRPAMFYKAVCLVQLEEYDQAKKLFEEFLKKYPKHLLASSALQELAQIYEEKKDFETAVKTYQQIIQKYPEEFNINYAWVSIGRCYQELGDLKKAKEAYGKVSSSSSWANEARFYYNKLK
- a CDS encoding zinc-dependent dehydrogenase → MTDPLRKEISITMRVAMYYSNSDIRIEQMQKPQIGPGELLIQVEASGICGSDVMEWYRINKVPLVLGHEIGGVIVELGEGVTQYRVGDRISASHHVPCYTCHYCLHGHHTVCETLRKTHFEPGGFAEYVRLPAINVDRGVYLLPDEISFEEATFIEPLACVLRGQKIAGMQPGNSILIMGSGMAGLLHIHLAQSCGAGIIIATDISDYRLTQATRFGANFTVSAKEDVPTRVKKINNGRLADIVIICTSATEAISQALQSVERGGTILFFAPFTTPLSLKDIFWRNEITLTSSYAGNRADHLTALELIRTRRVWVKEMITHRLPLDQIQLGFQLVAEAKESMKVIIEPQKICRT
- a CDS encoding nucleoside-diphosphate kinase, whose translation is MKQRTFFMLKPDGVKLEEQILARINPAAEIVAVKEFDKLPLKKIEQLYLEHQNKRFYPWLVAYLQDKPAKAFILEEKDGIKEDFFLLMDKIVGTTDPAKALKGTIRSLSPDSLEIAYSENRAVQNLVHRAENSISAQREMTIFFP
- a CDS encoding nucleoside-diphosphate kinase, yielding MASERTLINIYLPALERSLTGDILSLIRFMPEGNSPLDIIAADVYTLTPDFAEDFCETLTLPETKEEKIIQDKFKQMLMSEESYDKRKYNKKRIFNLVIEGEDAISRISNLMGDIRQRNGTTILGRYGVFYKINTDIIIEFPASAPSNKEEADAQLDVMWRKYKSCGGPLKETIVYPDDIKDQVEQSLVVVKPNVFDTPNDPRLGNVVNAFSKTGMYIISAKIITPTTSDMEIFYTPHKHKPFFGELVDFMSNKRSLALLYEGVNVIQEIRKTALGVVRIAYTESIIENTVHTSENKQDFEREYAVINFENNQLG